The DNA sequence GCAGGGCGTCTGGCGTGCTGTGGGGTGCCCGGCCGTCGGCCTCGACCAGTACGCCCCGGCTCGGCCAGGCGAGATCGGCCAATGCCCGCACCACACCGAAGTCGTCGTACACCGGAAACTGGAGCTCTTCGGGCGGCACACCACCGTCGACGCAGATGAGCCGGATCCGCGACTCCAGCGGGGACTGCGCCCGTCCGTCGGCGTCACGGATCGAGCGGCGGGCGCGTACCGCACCGCGATTTCCGTAGATCAAGGTGCCCGCGATCTCCAGATCCCCGCTTGTCAGCGCCCCGGCCCCCAACGCCGCGTCGAGCATCGCCACCGCCTCCGGTCGCGGCAGCCGGAGCAGCAGGTCGGCGGCGGTACGGGCCGGCGTCGTGACCCGCATCCCGGCCACCGTCATCACGTCGGTGTCGGCGAGGACCAGTTGACGGGCGGTCAGCCCGACCTGGTCCAGTCGTCGCCTCTCGGCCGGCATCGACGCCTGCACCGTCGGATCGGGCGGTGCCACCGGCCACCGGTGGACGGTGGCGGCGCTGCTCAGCACGGCGACGGCCGGCGGTCCCAGCGCCAACAGCCCGGCCCGGACGCGTTGCCGGCCCGAGACGGTGCCTGGTGTGGTGAGGTGGACGCCGCGGAAGATGCCCTGCCACCGTTTCGTTCTGACCAGCCGGGCGACGTCCGAGTGGGTGAGCCCGGCTCGAAGACATTGACCCGAGGTGATCAGCCCCTCCTGTCCGGCGGCGATCAGCAGCGCGGTCTCGTAACCAGGTGTCATGCCGGCGAAGCATCACGGGTCCGCCGCCGTCCCGCCGTCCGGTGTGAACAGCCTGTGGATAACCGATCCACCTGTGGACAGCCCCTGCCATCAGGGCCGACCTGCTACAGCGCCCCCGCCACCCCCGCCCGCCGGCCGCAAGATCCGCGTGATCAGGGAGTTTGAGGCGTGGCACGCCGACGACACGCTCGACTTAGTCCCTGATCACGCGGATCTTGGGGGTGGGGGGAGGGAGACGGTTACGGTCAGGCCGCCTGCCGGGCGTGGGGCGGCCGCCACCGAGCCGTGGTGGGCGCGGGCCACCGCGCGGACGATCGACAGGCCCAGGCCGAAGCCGCGGGTGCCGGCGATCCGGTCGCGGTTCAGGCGGCGGAACGGTTGGAACAGGCTTTCCACCTCGTACCCGGGGACCGGCGGGCCGCTGTTCGACACGGTCAGGGTGGCCCGGCCGTCCACGACCGCCGTCTCGACCGACAGCCAGCCGTCCACCGGCACGTTGTGCCGTACGGCGTTCTCGACCAGGTTCTGGGTCAGCCGTTCGAGCAGCACCGGGTCACCGGCCGTGGGCGCCGCCGCCAGGTCCAGTTCGACGCGTACGCCGGCCGGCCCGGCGATCTGGTCGGCCACGTGCCGGGCCACCTCGGCAAGATCCACCGGCGTACGGTCGGTCACCTCGTTCTCCGAGTCGGCGAGCGTGAGCAGCCCGTCGATCAGCCGCTCGTGCCGCTCGTTGACGGTCAGCAGCGACTCGCCGAGCTGGCGTACCTCGGCCGGCGCCCCGGGCCGGGTCATCGCCAACTCGACCAGCGCCCGGTTCAGCGCCAGCGGCGTACGCAGCTCGTGCGACGCGTTCGCCACGAACCGCCGCTGCCCGTCGAAGGCGCGGTTCAGCCGTTCCAGCATGTCGTTGAAGGTGCCGGCAAGTTCGCGTACCTCGTCTTTCGGGCCGTCGAGCGCGATCCGCTCGTGCAGGCCCCGGCCGGCGCCGTCGGCCCCGGCGATCCGGCGGGCGGTGCCGGTGATCGCCTGGAGCGGCTGGAGCGCCCGGCCGGCGACCAGCCAGCCGATCGCGACCGCGGCCACCGACACCACGACCAGCGCCAGCCCGCCCTGGGTGAGCAGCGAGTCGAGGGCGCTGTCCCGGACACTGCGCTGGTAGTCGCCGACCATCGCGCCGATCGCCGCCGTGTCGAGGTCCGACGTGTCCCTGGAGCCGCCGATCCACAACGACAGCCGGTTCTGCTGCAGCCGGCCGGCGACCAGCGCGTAGTTGACGGCCAGCAGGACGCCGCCGGCCAGGAAGAACAGTCCGCCGAAGACCAGGGTCAGCCGGGCCCGGATGGTCAGCCGGTTCACCGGATCTGGTATCCGACGCCGGGCACCGTCTCGATCACCGGTGGATCGCCGAGCTTGCGGCGCAGCTTCATCACGGTGACCCGTACGACGTTGGTGAACGGGTCGATGTGCTCGTCCCACGCCCGGTCCAGCAACTCCTCGGCCGACACCACCGCGCCGTCGGCCCGCAGCAGTTCGGCGAGTACGGCGAACTCCTTACGGCTCAGCGCGACGTACCGGCCGTCGCGGTAGACCTCCCGGCGGGCCGGGTCGACCAGCACCCCGCGCCGGGACAGCCGCGGCGGGGCGGCCGGCCGGGTGCGTCTGGTCAGGGCGTGCACCCGGGCCGACAACTCCACCATCGCGAACGGCTTCGGCAGGTAGTCGTCGGCGCCGAGCGCCAGCCCGGCGACCCGTTCCCGGACGGCCGCCGCCGCGGTCAGCATCAGCACCCGGCTCTGCCCGCCCGAGTCGACGATCGAACGGCACACGTCGTCGCCGTGCACCACCGGCAGGTCCCGGTCGAGCACCACCACGTCGTACGCGTGCACGGCGAGCCGCTCCAGCGCGGCCGCGCCGTCGTACGCCACGTCGACGGCGAACGCCTCCCGCCGCAACCATTCCGCGATCGCGTCCGCGAGCACGTTCTCGTCCTCGACCACCAGCACCCTCATCCGACCATCCTGTCCGTGCCCGGCACCACGCCACCGTCGCCTGCCGGCCATAACGCCGTCGTTAACGTCCGCGGTTACGCCCCGGATACCGCCCCTGCCGTCAGATGTTGCCGATGGCCGGCAACCGCCGGCGTCTGACGTACACGGCCGGGCGGCGCGCCGGCACCGGCCGCCGGAACGGGGAGAACAGACATGCGGCGGAGGTTCACCGGCGGGCTCGTGCTGACGGCGCTCGCCCTGACCCTGACCGGCTGCGGCGGCGGCACCACCGACGACAACGGACAGGTGGCGACCGCGGACCGCGGCGGGTCGAGCGCGCCGGGCGGCCGGTCGGATTCCCCGGCACCGACCGCCACCGTCAGCGACGAGGACCGCGAGATCGCGTTCGCCCGCTGCATGCGCGAGAACGGCGTCGACGTTCCCGATCCCCAACCGGACGGCGGCCCGATCACGCTGTCGTTCGGCGACGGCCTCGAACCCGGCAAGGTCGAGGCGGCGATGGCGAAGTGCGAGCCGCTGCTGCCCGACGGCGGCGAGATCCCCGACGCCGACCCGGCCGAACTCGACCGGCTACGGCAGTTCGCCCGCTGCATGCGCGCCGAGGGGATCGCCGACTTTCCCGACCCGGCCCCGGACGGCTCGATCCGCGGCGGCCCCGGCATCAGCCTGAACGAGCCGAAGGTCCGGGCCGCCGCCGAGAAATGCCAGCGGCACGCCCCCGGCATCCTCGGCGGCGACCGGTGAACCGCCGGGCCGCCGGGCTGGCGGCAGCCGCCGTCGTGGTCGCGGTCGCCGGCGGGATCGCCGCCGTCGCCGCTCGCGGCGGACCGGACCCGGGTACGCCGGACCGGGCCGGCCTGCCACCGGCCACCGCGACCATCACCCGGCAGACCCTCGTCGACACCGAGAACGCCGACGGAGAACTCGGCCACGGCCCCGCCCGGACCGTCAACGGCCGGCTCACCGGCACCCTGACCGCACTCGCCGAGGTCGGCGGGACGGTCCGGCGCGGGCAGGTCCTCTACCGGGTCGACGACGTACCGGTGGTGCTGTTGCACGGCCCGTTGCCGGCCTACCGGACGCTCGCCCCGGGCGTCGAAGGTGCCGACGTACGGCAGTTCGAGCGGAACCTGCGGGCGCTCGGCCACACCGGGTTCACCGCCGACGACCACTACACCGGGGCGACCGCGGACGCGGTCCGCCGCTGGCAGCGCGACCTCGGTGTCGAGCCGACCGGCCAGGTCGAGCCGGGGCATCTCGTGCACGCCAGCGGCGACGCCCGGATCGAGGCACACCGGGCCGCCGTCGGGGACGCCGCACAACCCGGCCAGCCGGTGCTCACCGTCACCGGAACCGTACGACTCGTCACCGTCACCCTCCCCGCCGCCGCCGGCCGGCTGGCCGTCGAGGGCGCCGCCGTCACCGTCACCCTGCCCGCCGGCCGGACCACCACCGGCAGGATCACAGCGGTACGCACCGTCGTCGCACCGGCCACCGACGCCACCCCGAGCGAGAACCGCATCGAGGTGACCGTCACCGGCGACGACCCGGACGCCCTCGCCCGCCCCGACCACGCCACCGTGACCGTGGCGTTCACCGCCTCCCGGCGCGACGACGTACTGACCGTCCCGGTCGCCGCACTGCTGGCCCTCGCCGAGGGCGGATACGGCCTCGAACTCGTCGACGGTCCGACCACCCGCGTCGTCGCCGTCGAAACCGGGCTGTTCGCGGCCGGCCGGGTCGAGGTGACCGGCGCCGACCTCGCCGAGGGCCAGCGGGTGGGGATGCCGAGATGACCGCACCCGCACCCGGCGGCGTACCGGTGGTCCGGCTCACCGCGGTCACGAAGACGTACCCGGGCGGGGTCACCGCCCTCGACAGCGTCTCGCTGCGCATCGAACCCGGCGAACTCGTCGCCGTCGCAGGCCCCTCCGGCTCCGGAAAGTCGACCATGCTGAACCTGATCGGCACCCTCGACCGGCCGTCGACCGGCACCGTCCACATCGACGGGTACGACGTCGCCCGCCTCGCCGACCGGAAACTCTCCGCCCTGCGGGCCACCCGGATCGGCTTCGTCTTCCAACAGTTCCACCTGGCCGCCGGCGTACCCGCGGTCGACAACGTCGCCGCCGGGCTGCTCTACGCCGGCGTACGGCGCCGGGACCGGCGGGCCCGTGCCGCCGCCGCGCTGCGCCGGGTCGGTCTCGCCCACCGGCTGGACCACCGGCCGCACCAACTCTCCGGCGGCGAACGCCAGCGGGTCGCGATCGCCCGCGCCATCGTCGGCGAACCGCCGCTGCTGCTCGCCGACGAACCGACCGGCAACCTCGACTCGGCCGCCGGGGCCGGGATCCTGGCACTGCTGAACAGCCTGCACCACGCCGGTACGACCATCGTCGTGATCACCCACGACCAGGAGATCGCGGCCAGCCTGCCCCGCCGCGTCTACATGCGCGACGGCCGGATCGTCTCCGACGTCGCCCGGCCGCCGGTGCCGCACCGGTGAGCGGGCTCGTGCCGGCCCGGCTGCGCCCGGCCGACGTCGTACGGGTCGGTGGTGCCGGGCTGCGGACCCGACCGCTGCGCGTCTTCCTCTCCGCGCTCGGAATCGCCATCGGCATCGGCGCCATGGTCGCCGTCGTCGGCATCTCGTCGTCGTCGCGGGCCGAACTCGACCGGACCCTCGCCGCGCTCGGCACCAACCTGCTCACCGTCGCCCCCGGCAACACGATCCTCGGCGACGAGGCGCGGCTGCCGGTCGACTCGGTCGCGATGATCGGCCGGATCGGGCCGGTACGCCAGGTCGCCGCCACCGGGCAGATCCCCGCGACGGCGGTCTACCGGTCGGACCGGATCCCGGCCGCCGAAACCGGCGGGATCGCCGCCCGCGCCGCCGACCTGGCCCTGCTCGACACCGTCGGCGGACATGTCATCAGCGGCACCTGGCTGAACGCGGCGACCGCGAACTATCCCGCCGTGGTGCTCGGCACGACCGCCGCCGCCCGGCTCGGCATCGGCGCCGCCGGCCCGGACCGGCAGGTGCTCGTCGGTGGCCGCTGGTTCACCGTGGTCGGGATCCTGTCCACCGTGCCGCTCGCGCCCGAACTCGACGCCAGCGTCCTCGTCGGATGGCCGGCCGCCGCCACGTACCTCGGCTTCGACGGCCACCCGACGACCGTCTACACCCGCACGGTGGACAGCCAGGTCGAGGCGGTACGCGACGTGCTCGCCGCCACCGCCAACCCGCAGGCCCCGAACGAGGTACGCGTCTCCCGCCCGTCCGACGCGCTCGCCGCCCGGCAGGCGACCGACGCCGCGTTCACCGGGCTGCTGCTCGGCCTCGGCGCGGTGGCCCTGCTGGTCGGCGGTGTCGGGGTCGCCAACACGATGGTCATCTCGGTCCTCGAACGGCGGGCCGAGATCGGACTCCGGCGCGCCCTCGGAGCTACCCGCGGCCAGGTACGCACCCAGTTCCTCGCCGAGTCGCTGCTGCTGTCGGCCCTCGGCGGGGCCGGCGGCGTACTCCTGGGGTTGGCCGTGACCGCCGGCTATGCCTGGTGGCAGTCCTGGCCGCTGGCGATCCCGCCGTGGGCGCTGGCTGGCGGTGCGGCCGCCCCGCTGCTGATCGGCACCCTGGCCGGCCTCTACCCAGCTCTTCGCGCCGCCACCCTCCCCCCAACACTCGCCCTCTCCACCCTGGCTTGATCCCCGCGCCCGCTCTCGCTTGATCCGCGTGATCAGGGATTAAGTCGCGCGTGTCGTCGGCGCGTTGGGGTTCCAGGTCCCTGATCACGCGGATCTTGTGTGTGGGGGCGCGGCGGCTGGCGCCCGGGTGACGGGTGGGTGCGGGTCAGGCGGTGATGGTGTCCAGGGCGATCTCGACCATCTGGCCGAAGGTCTGCTCACGCTCCTGGGCCGTCGTCTTCTCGCCCCGCTTGATGTGGTCGCTCACCGTCAACAGGGTCAGCGCCTTCGCCCGGAACCGCGCCGCGATCGTGTAGAGCGCCGCCGACTCCATCTCCACCGCCAGCACGCCGTAGTCGGCGAGCCGGTCGAAGAGGTCCGGCCGGTCGGTGTAGAAGGCGTCCGCCGCCAGCACCGGCCCGACCGTCATCTCGATGCCGCGCCGCTCGGCCACCTCCACCGACGTACGCAGCAGACCGAAGTCGGCCACCGGCGCGTAGTCGATCAGGCCGTCGAACCGTACCCGGTTCATGTTCGAGTCGGTCGCCGAACCGTTGGCCGCGATGACGTCCCGCAGGTTCAGCTCGTCGACGATCGCCCCACACGAGCCGACCCGGATCAGCGACTTCACGCCGTACTCGTTGATCAGCTCGTGGGCGTAGATCGACGCCGACGGCATGCCCATGCCGGAGCCCTGCACCGAAACCTCGGTGCCCTGCCAGCGGCCGGTGAAGCCGAACATCCCCCGCACCGTCGAGTAGCACTTGGCATCCTCGAGGTACGTCTCCGCGATCCACTTCGCCCGCAGCGGGTCGCCCGGCATCAGGACCCGCTCGGCGATCTCGCCCGGCTGTGCGCCGATGTGCGTACTCATGGCCATGATCCTGCCAGGTCGGTGGTGGGGATACCGCCACGACAGGTCCCGGGGGCGTCAGGTAGCCTTCTCGGCGGTGGCGTGTCCGAGTGGCCTAAGGAGCACGCCTCGAAAGCGTGTGAGGGTTTACGCCCTCCGCGGGTTCAAATCCCGCCGCCACCGCTTCTGAACAGGCAAAACGCCCGGCAAGTCCACGAGGACGAACCGGGCGTTTCGCCGTTTCAAGATCGCTAGTCTCAGTTGTAGTCTCAGTTCGTCTCAGTTCAGGTCCGGGCGGGTACCCCGGCCGTCCCGTCGCCGTCGTTGTCGTCCGCCGACCAGAGCAGCCCACCGACCCGCTTTGCGATGTCACGGCGGACCTGCGCGGTGATGTGCTGGTAACGCAGCGCCATCGACCCGTTCGACCACCCCATGATGCCGATCACTGCCCGTTCGGGTACGCCGAGCAGCAGCAGGACGGTTGCTGCGGTGTGCCGGGCATCGTGTAGCCGCCCGTCACGTAGACCGGCGTGGACGAGTAGCCGCTTCCACTCCGTGTAGTCGGTGCGCGGGTTCACCGGGTCGCCGGTCGGCGTGGCGAACAGCCAGTCACCCTCGCGCCAGAGTTGGGCCGCGGTCTCCCGTTCCACGGCCTGTTCCTCGCGATGCTTGTGCAGCAGCGAGACCAGCTCGTCGGGCAGGCCGATCGTTCGGCGACCGGCACGCGACTTTGTGTCGGTGGTGTCCTTTCGCAACGCGACCCGCTCAGGGCAGTGGCCACCGTGCTTCTTGCCGCACGGGGTAGCGCAACCGTGGCGCCATCGTGGCCGTTGTCGGCCGCGGCGAACGGTCAGCGTGCCCGCCATCAGGTCGACATCGGACCACTTGAGCCCCAGGGCTTCGCTCTGCCGGAGTCCGAGCGACAGGGCCACCGCCCATCGCGCGCTGTTCCGCCGGGTGGCTGCCGCTTCAAGCAGGCGCTTTACCTCCCCGACCGAATACGGCTCGACTTCGTCGTCGCTGAGTCGGGGCGCCTTGGCCAGGGCTGCCGGGTTCTTGATGAGGTGCCCCCGGCGCACCGCCTCGTTGAGGGCGGCCCGGATCGTGCGGTGCGCCTGGTGCGCGGTAGCGGGAGCGCTGCCGGTGCGGATCATTCGCGCGTACAGCTTCTCCAGGTGCTCAGGCTCCAACCGGTCGAGCCGGTGCCCACCAACACCCGGAATTAGGTGCCGGTTGACGGCCACCCGGTAGCCGGCGATGGTGTTGTCCCTGACGACGGGGGCGGCGATGTTCTCGACCCAGTGAGTCAGCCACTTCTCGACGGTCCACCGCTGGCCCGGCTTGCGTACCGTGCCGCTGTCCCGGTTTCGCTCCAGCTCACGAACCTTCCTGATGACCTCCCGTTCGGTCGTTGCCTGCACGTGCCGGCGGTCCGGCCGGCCATCGTCCCTCACACCTACGGTCACGCGGCCGTGCCAGTAGCCGTCCGATCCTTTGTAGATGCTGGATGCGCCGTCGGGCTTGCGTCCCAAAGCTGGTGGTTCCTTTCAGGCGGCGGACTTGAGCTGGTTGGGGGCGTCGAGCAGGTTGTCGATGTATTCGATGAGGCAGCGGGCGGGGACTCGGCGGAGGCGGCCGATGGTGACGGAGCGGATTTCGCCGCTCATGACGAGGGCGTACATGGTGGTGCGGCCGATGCCGAGGCGGTGTGCGGCTTCTTCGATGGTCAGGACGACGCGGGTTTCGTCGGTGGTCACTCTGGCCTCCACGGTTGGGGTGTGCTGTGCGGCGGTGTGCAGGGTGCTCATTGCGTCCGTGTGCGCCTTTCGCTTGCGAGTGGCCTGGTGTGCTGGGTGCGGGAAGCGGGTCGGGAGAGTTGCTGTGGATGGCCCGCTGAGAGCGCCGTAGAGCCAAGATTTCGGGCATGCCGGGGTACGGCTATGCGTCGATGTCTCTCCGGGGCTCTCAGCGGGCCGGTTACTCGGCTGCTGGTCGAGGTGTGCCGGTAGGAGCGGGGGAAGCCGTACCAGCCGTACCAGTCGTATCAGTGCAGGTCAGAGGCGGTACGGCTTGTTTCGTGGTACGGCTCAAGCCGTACCGGTTGCGTCGGCGTCCGGCGGCGGGGGCATCTCTTCAAGGGCCGTTTGGTACGGCTCAAGCCGTACCGGGCGGAGGTGCCGTACCGGGGTTGAGCTGGGTTGATACGGCTGGTACGGCTGGTACGGCTCGGGGGTGGTCGAGGGTTCGGGTTCGGGGCAGTAGCGCTGCCAGGCGTCGAGGAAGTCGGCGCGGCGGTAGCCCTTGGCCTGCCCGGTCGGGGCGGGGAAGCGGATCGTGTCGGATCGGATGTCGTATTCGCGCAGCAGTGCGCCGAGCTTCATCGGGGTCAGGCCGGTGGCGCTGTATTCGGCCCAGGGTGCTTCGGGGTCGGCCTTGAGTCGGTCGAGCAGGGCGGCGGTCGGGATCGCGTCGTACTGCCCGAACGCGGTCCGGCAGTCGGACAGCAGCCGGATGCGGTCCGAAGACACGGTGTTGCCGTCGCGTTCAGCGGTGAGGGCTTCGGCAGCGTGCCGGCCGCGGTCGGGCCAGTCGCCTCCGGCGAGGTCGGCTACCGCGATCAGCGGTTCCCAGGTGTCGGCGGCGCGGTCTTCCAGCGGCATGACCGGTTCGGCCCGCTCCAGCTCGGCGAGGTGGGTGTTGAGCCATTCGGCGAGGTCGTTGGCGAGCTGCCGCAGGGCGGGACCGTCGCGGCGGTGCCGGTACGGGGCGACGTTCTCGCCCGGCGCGCGGCGGCGCATGCGGACGACGACGGCCCGGTCTTCGATGGTGTCTGGCATGGCGCCGATGCCGGCGAGCGCGGCCATGGCGAACGTCGGGATCTTCTCCAGCCGTTGGGTGCCGGCGTCCCAGCGGATCGCGGGCCGGTTGCGCTGGTGGCCGGCGTTGAGCAGGCCACGCAGGTCTTCGTTCGCTTCGGCCTTGCCGCCAAAGATGGTGTCCGCCTCATCGACCAGCAGGGTCGGCGGGACGTCGCAGCCGATGGCGCGGTAGACGGCGGCGGGGCTGGCGTTGACGGTGATGAGCGGGTTGTGGCAGCAGCCTTCCACGATGTCGAGTAGCCGAGACTTGCCGCACCGCTTCTCGGGTGCCCGGATGACCAGCCGGGGTGCGTGTGCCCACGCAGGCTGAACGTGGGTGGCGGCGATCCACAGGGCTACGGCGTCGACCGCCTCGGGCGACGGGAGGATGACGTAGCGGGTCAGGGTGGCGTGTAGGCGATCGAGGATCGCGGTTCCCTCGATGGCCCGGTGTGGGGTGTTCATGCGGCGGTCCCTTCGGTGGCGACGTGTTCGGCGGTGAATCCGCCTCGGATCGCGGCCCGGATGTCCCGGTCGGTCTGGCCGGCGGCGCGGCCGGCGTGGGTGAGGGCGTGGTGTGCGTCGGTGTGGCTGATCAGTCCGGCGGCGACGAGGCGGGCGACTCCGCGGGCGGCGCCGTAGAGGGTGGTGCGGCGGCGGCCCTCGGGTGCGCGGGCAACCGCGGACAGGTGCGCGTTGAGTAGCGCGGCCGGTGAAGAGATGCCCCCGCCCCCGGCGGCCGTGATCGGCGGGACCGGGTGCATCGGCGTCGGCACCGGGGCGGGTCGGCAGGCGGCGAGCAGCGGCGGGGGCATCTCGACTACGGGCCGGTTGCCTGCCTGCCGGTACGGCCTGCCGGTTGCGGGGTGGATCGAGGGCGGGGCGACGACGTATCCGCCGTCGGTCTTGATGTCGATGCCGTCGTGTCCGGCGAGCTTGCCGGCCAGTGGTTGGCGGGGGTGGCGGTAGTAGAGGTGCCATCCGTTGCTGCCGGTGCGGACGCAGTAGGTCGGCGGCATCAGGTCGGGCAGCAGGGCGCCGCCATTGCGGGGGTCGATGTCGACCACGGCCAGCCCGGACACAGTTCCGGTGCGGATGGCGAGCAACCCGCCCGGCGTCACGCCGAGGATTTCCCGGATGCGCTGAGGGTCGGTGGTCGCGGCGTAAAAGCCGTGGCAGGTCAGGTGACCGCAGGTGTCCGGCTGGTGGTCGGTGCCGGCGGTGCGGCACGGGTCGCAGTTGGCGACCGGTCGTTTCGACCGGCCGAGCATGAATACCGGCCACCCCTGTTCGGCGTAGGCCAGGGCGGCGGCGAGCAGGTTGCGCATGAGGTTTCTCCGTTCCGGGTGGTCGGGAGCTAGGCGGGGCGGGACAGGTCGAACAGCCCGGCCGTAGGCCTGTCCGATCGGCTTGTCCGGGGTCGCAGCGGCACGACCGGTGCCAGCCCGGCCGGGCCGTCGAACGGCTGGGCGGAGGCGGTTGAGGCGGCGGCCCGCAGCGCGGCGACCACCTCGGCCGGCGTCCGGCGAGGGGCATGCGACCAGGGGATGACCGGGGCGCGCACGCCGGCCGCGCCGTAGTTGCTGAGGTGGTGGTTGAGGTGGTCGAGGCTGGCCGCGTATGCCTCGGTGGTGCCGTCCGGGGTGGTGGTGAGGTACCACTTCGGTCGGCCGGCTAGCGCGCACCGGAGTGCGCCGAGGATCGACGCGGGGTACATGCCGCTGCGGTGTACCGGGCAGTCGCGTTGGCAGCCGTCGTGTGCGTCGTACAGGCGGTGGTCGCGGGTCCAGCCGTACCGGCCGATGTAGGCGGCGGCGTACCGGAGCACGTCGGGGATCGTGGTCGGCCGGACCCTCATGCCGACCGCCGAATGTCCGACCGGGGCCGACCGGCGAGCGCGGCCCGGGTGACCAGGGTTCGCAGGTCGCCGAGCAGCGTGCCCAACTGCCGGCGGGCGGTCGGCTCGACCGGGGCGAGGGCAATCCTGAGTCGGACGTCGGCGTACTCGCTACCGCCGTCGACCTGTACGCGGGTGAGTACGGCTCGGCCGTGGCCGGGCAGGTCGACGACGATTTCCTCGGCCCGGTGTTCGGCGAGGTTGCAGCGGTGGTCGCGGGCGCACCAGTCGGTGTGCGGCCGACCGCGTCGGCGGGTCATCGGGTGCCGTCGCGGTGGATGCGGGCGAAGTGGTTGTAGAGCCAGCGGCCGGCGCGTAGGCGGCGGCCGGTGCCGTCGCAGCGGCGGCATTCCCGGAACGCGCGGCCGGACGGGGACCGTCGGCGGCCGGTTCCCGTGCAGCGTCGGCAGGCTTTGAACGGCCAGACCGTACAGGCGAGGACGTAACCGAGTGTGACAGCGGCGATGATGGTGGCGAGGGTGCTAGCAGCGGTGAGGTGGGGGGTCACAACGGCCTCCAGAGCGGGTTTCAGGGTGTGTGGGGCCGTGAGCTGCTAGGTACTAGACCGCAGCTCATGATTCAGTTTGGGTGCTAGCAGGTCTGCTAGGCCTAGCAGGTTGGGGTGCTAGGCCTAGCAGGCTGCGCGGTCAGGTCAGCGCGACTTCTTTCGGTCACGCTCCGCAATCGCTTTGAGAAGGTGGTCGTGGGTGATGCCGCGCCGGGTGGTTTCCTTGCCGTCCGACAGACGGCCGTACACGTCACCGACCTTGATGATCGGGTGCGGCTTGAGGGCGGCGGTGAGCTGAGCCGATCCCCACCCCTGGTACGCCTCGGGCCGCAGTTCGGCGAGCAGGCCGCACAGGGTGTCGTTCCACGCCTTCTTGTCGTCGCCCGGCCACACCTGCGCCAGGTCGGCGAGCACGTCCGCCACCGGCGCGGCAGTACGCGTCTGCTCCTCTGGCGTCGGCAGCGTCCCCGCCGTCTGCCGCAGGGCTACGGCGCGGGTGACGATGCGGGCGGCGGCGTCGGTGTTGACGTAGTACGAGCGGACCGAGGCGGGTTTGCCGAAGCCGCGCAGGATGCCCCACCCGGCCTCATCGACCGGCTGGAACACGGTGGCGCGGTAGCCCTGCTTGTACGACGACGTCCCGAGGATCATGTCGTTCGCCGTCTGATCGGCCACGGACAGGCAGAACCGGCTGTTGACGTTGCGGGTGATGCCGGTCGGCAGGCTGTCCTTGTCCGGGATCTGCGTACCGATCAGGATGATCACGCCGAGCGCGCGGCCGAGCTTGATGACCTTCTCCAGGATCTCTCCGGCGTCTTTGCCGTACTTGCTGGTCATCAGCTCTTGCAGCTCATCGAACCAGGCCACCAGCGGGTGAAGGCCAGAGCCCTTGAGGGAGGCGAGTT is a window from the Polymorphospora rubra genome containing:
- a CDS encoding DUF3631 domain-containing protein, encoding MNTPHRAIEGTAILDRLHATLTRYVILPSPEAVDAVALWIAATHVQPAWAHAPRLVIRAPEKRCGKSRLLDIVEGCCHNPLITVNASPAAVYRAIGCDVPPTLLVDEADTIFGGKAEANEDLRGLLNAGHQRNRPAIRWDAGTQRLEKIPTFAMAALAGIGAMPDTIEDRAVVVRMRRRAPGENVAPYRHRRDGPALRQLANDLAEWLNTHLAELERAEPVMPLEDRAADTWEPLIAVADLAGGDWPDRGRHAAEALTAERDGNTVSSDRIRLLSDCRTAFGQYDAIPTAALLDRLKADPEAPWAEYSATGLTPMKLGALLREYDIRSDTIRFPAPTGQAKGYRRADFLDAWQRYCPEPEPSTTPEPYQPYQPYQPSSTPVRHLRPVRLEPYQTALEEMPPPPDADATGTA
- a CDS encoding bifunctional DNA primase/polymerase — its product is MRNLLAAALAYAEQGWPVFMLGRSKRPVANCDPCRTAGTDHQPDTCGHLTCHGFYAATTDPQRIREILGVTPGGLLAIRTGTVSGLAVVDIDPRNGGALLPDLMPPTYCVRTGSNGWHLYYRHPRQPLAGKLAGHDGIDIKTDGGYVVAPPSIHPATGRPYRQAGNRPVVEMPPPLLAACRPAPVPTPMHPVPPITAAGGGGISSPAALLNAHLSAVARAPEGRRRTTLYGAARGVARLVAAGLISHTDAHHALTHAGRAAGQTDRDIRAAIRGGFTAEHVATEGTAA
- a CDS encoding DUF6197 family protein, coding for MRVRPTTIPDVLRYAAAYIGRYGWTRDHRLYDAHDGCQRDCPVHRSGMYPASILGALRCALAGRPKWYLTTTPDGTTEAYAASLDHLNHHLSNYGAAGVRAPVIPWSHAPRRTPAEVVAALRAAASTASAQPFDGPAGLAPVVPLRPRTSRSDRPTAGLFDLSRPA
- a CDS encoding helix-turn-helix domain-containing protein translates to MSTLHTAAQHTPTVEARVTTDETRVVLTIEEAAHRLGIGRTTMYALVMSGEIRSVTIGRLRRVPARCLIEYIDNLLDAPNQLKSAA